The nucleotide sequence GTCGGAGTCATCGCCCATCAGCCCGACCACGAGGACCACGACGACGATCGTGGCGACGGCTGCCACCGCGATCAGCCCCGCCAGCAGCCAGCGGTGCACCACGACCGAGTCCTGCGGGGGACCACTCTCGCCCGGGGGAGCCGGCTGGTCGGGATCTTCGGGGTGGGTGAGGTGGTCGTCAGACATCACAGTCCTTCGGCTCCGCGAAAAGCGGAGCGGCGCAACGGGGTAGGCGGAGCAGCCGGGTGGTGTCCCGGCGGCGCGGCCTACTTTCGCACGGATCTAGCTGAGCCGGACGGTCACTCCTCCGGAGAACACCGAGTCGTGCAGCTCCAGCGTTGTGGGCACCGCGTCCTTCGGGATGTCGAAGACGAGTGTGCCTTGCACGCTGTTGCCCGGGTTTATCTCAGCCAGGAAGTTGTCCGAGTCGAGGTAGATGCCTGCCATAGTGTCCGTGGACAGCTCTCGTCCCTGCTGGTCAGTCATCTTCTGGGCGCTCCCGGCGAACATTTGTTGGCGGTCCCCAATGTTTCGCACAGTGAGCTTCACAACGACGAACTGGCCCTGAGCTGTGGCCTTCAAGTAACCGCTGCCGACCGAAGCCTTTCCGGGCTGGACGGTAGTCACCACGAACTCGAACTTTCCGTCGCGCACGGGACTGCCGATCGTGGCCAGCGGAGGTGCACTCGCCGATGGCTGAGGGCTGGGAGGTGCATTCACCGATGGCTGAGGGCTGGGCGGTGGATCCACCGATGGCTGAGGGCTGGGCGGCGCGCTGGCCGATTGCTTAGAGCCTGCTGACTTGCCCGCGGAATATCCGTCCGAAAACTCTTCACTCGAGGCAACAGCGATAGCGCCCATGAAGACGATGAACGCGGCGAGTGCGATGAGAATTTTGTGGCGAGCAATCCAGCTCGGCCTCGCTTCGGGCAAGCAGGCGAATGCGTCTGGACGCTCGCCTGCGGCATCACGCCGACCGGGTGCTGTGGTGCCCTCGGTGAGATTCGAACTCACACTGGACGGGTTTTGAATCCGTTGCCTCTGCCGTTGGGCTACGAGGGCTCGCCGGGCCCCACTCTAGAAGACGCGGACAGCCGCGGTCGTGCCGGTAGGCTCAGCCTCCCAGCAGGACGGCAGGAGGCAGCCCGTGAGCGACCCACTCAGCAGGCGTTCGATGGTCGACGGTGCTCCCAGCTCCGACGGTAACCGCAAGCCCCGGCGCGTGCTCGTGGCCGAGGACGAGGCGCTGATCCGGCTCGACCTGGTGGAGATGCTCCGCGAGGTCGGCTACGAGATCGCCGGCGAGGCGGCCGACGGCCAGGAGGCGGTCGACCTCACCCGCTCCCTCAAGCCCGACGTCGTCATCATGGACGTCAAGATGCCCCGCCGCGACGGCATCGACGCCGCTGGCGAGATCGCCGCGGAACGTCTTGCGCCCGTGGTCATCCTCACCGCCTTCAGCCAGCGGGAGCTGGTCGAGCGTGCGCGCGACGCCGGCGCGATGGCCTACCTGGTCAAGCCGTTCTCGGTGGCCGACATCGTGCCCGCGGTGGAGCTGGCCGCCTCCCGCTTCGCCGAGCTGTCCGCGCTGGAGGCCGAGGTCGCCGACCTCAACGGTCGCCTCGCCGCGCGCAAGGTCATCGAGCGGGCCAAGGGCGTGCTCATGCAGACGCTCTCGCTCACCGAGCCGCAGGCGTTCCGCTGGATCCAGCGCAACGCCATGGACCAGCGCACCACCATGCAGGCGGTCGCCCAGGCGCTGCTGGACCAAGCCACCTCCGACTGACCGGGGCCATTCCCCGCCCGGACGGGGAAATCCGACTAAACGGACACCGTCTTCGTCGGAAACGGGTCGGCCATTGTTACGGCGAGTTATTTTTGTGTCGCCACTTCGTCACACGCGCTGCCGCTTCACCGTTGTGGCGTTACCTCTGCGTTAGGTTCACCCCCGTGTCGGCGCGCGCCGACGCCTCCCGGCGTTACTGGGGGACTCGACCACCCGGAGGTTTACGTGCGTCGTCGCAAGCTCACAACGGTTTTGGTGCTGGTGGGAGCCGCCACCTTGACCCTCAGCGCCTGTGGCTCGAAGTCGAGCGACAGCTCCGGCGGATCGGGCTCGTCCGCACCGCTCGCCATTGCGCCGCTGGTGCAGATCGACCAGTCCGGCAAGGAGGTTGCGGCTTCCAGCACCACCGCCGCAGCCGACCCGGCCGGGGACGGAAAGGCCACCTGCACCAACGTCAAGCTGGCCTTTGCCGGCGCCAAGACCGGCCCCAACGCCGCCCTGGGCATCAACATCCGCAACGGCGCCAAGGTGGCGCTGGATGCGCACAACAAGGCCAACCCGGGCTGCCAGGTGGAAATGGTGGACTTCGACACCGAGGGTGACCCGCAGAAGGCCACCCAGGTGGCGCCGCAGATCGTCAGCGACCCCTCCGTCATCGGCCTGCTCGGCCCGGCGTTCTCCGGCGAGACCAAGGCCACCGGCGGCATCTTCGCCCAGGCCGGGCTGCCCTCGCTGAGCGCCTCGGCCACCAACGTCGCGCTCACCACCAACGGCTGGAAGACCTTCTACCGCGGTCTGGCCAACGACGGCGTCCAGGGTCCCTCCGTGGCCAAGTACCTCACCGACTCGCAGGGCTTCAAGAAGATCTGCGTGGTCCAGGACGACTCCGACTACGGCGTGGGCCTGGCCAAGGCCGTCGAGGACGCACTGGGCAGCGCCGCCGACAAGAGCTGCTCCGCCAGCGTCAAGACCGGTGACAAGGACTTCTCCGCCACCTCCACCTCCATCAAGAGCGCCAACGCCGACGCGATCTTCTACGCCGGCTACTTCGCCGAGGCGGCGCCGCTGGTCACCCAGCTGCGCAGCGCCGGCGTGACCGCCAAGTTCGTCTCCGCCGACGGCACCAACGACCCGGAGTTCGTCAAGCAGGCCGGGTCCTCCGCCCAGGACGCGCTGCTCTCCTGCCCGTGCGGCCCGGCGCCGGACAGCTACAAGGCCGCCTACAAGGCCGCGAACAACGCCGAGCCGGGTGTCTACTCCACCGAGGGCTACGACCTGACCACGATCATGCTCAAGGGCATCGACGCCGGGAAGACCACCCGCGCGGACCTGGCGGCCTTCGTCAAGAGCTACGACGGCGCCGGCCTGGCCCGCAACTACAAGTGGAACGACAAGGGCGAGCTCGACAACGCCCTGATCTGGATGTACCAGGTCAAGTGATCCACCCCTGACCCGAGCTGAGGGCAGTGCCTGACCGGTCGTCCGGCACTGCCCTCAGCGCGGTCACGGGCTGCACCCCTTCCTGCCCACCCTGCTACGAGCTGCTGGGAGCACACATGAAACGGCGTGGTCTGTGAGCACGACGACCGGCGCGACGGCCGACGGCGCCACGACGCTGGCGGTGAGCCCCATCGGGTTCGACGTCGAGTCCCTGGTGGACAACTTCTGGCAGCTGACCGTGGACGGACTGTCCTACGGCGCCATCTACGCCCTGATCGCGGTGGGCTACACCCTGGTGTACGGGGTGCTCAAGCTGATCAACTTCGCCCACTCCGAGATCTTCATGCTCGGCATGTTCGGGCAGTACCTGGCACTGATGGCCCTCGGCTTCGCCCCCAGCGGCAACACCTACACCGAGGGCATCGTCTTCACCGTCGGCTACCTGGCCATCGCGCTGGTGGCCGGCATGCTGGTCTCTGGCGGGGCCGCGGTGGCCCTGGAACGAGTCGCCTACCGGCCGCTGCGCAAGCGCCGTGCCTCCTCGCTGACCTTCCTCATCACCGCCATCGGCGCCTCCTTCGTGCTGCAGGAGTTCGTGCACTTCATCCTGCCGCGCATCGACTCCGACCTCGGTGGCTCCACCGCGCAGCAGCCGATCAAGCTGGTCGACCCCAAGGAGCAGTTCACCGTCTTCGGCGCCTCGGTCACCAACGTGACGCTGGTGATCATCGTGGCCGCGCTGGTGCTGGCCGCGATGGCCGACATCGTCATCAACCGCACCCGCTTCGGCCGAGGCATCCGCGCGGTGGCACAGGACCCGGACACCGCGACGCTGATGGGGGTCTCCCGCGAGCGGGTGATCATGCTGACGTTCCTGCTCGGCGGTCTGCTCGCCGGCGCTGCCGCGCTCTTCTACACCCTCAAGATCCCCTCCGGGATCATCTTCAACGGTGGCTTCATCCTCGGCATCAAGGCCTTCGCCGCCGCCGTGCTCGGCGGCATCGGCAACCTGCGCGGCGCCCTGCTCGGCGGGCTGCTGCTCGGGGTGATGGAGCTCTACGGCCAGGCGCTGTTCGGCTCCGAGTGGCGCGACGTGGTGGCCTTCGCGCTGCTGGTGGGCGTGCTGCTGATCCGCCCGACCGGAATCCTCGGCGAGTCACTCGGAAGGTCACGCGCATGAGCACCTCGGCCAAGGACCTCACCCCGCCGCCGGTCGGCGCCAAGTCCGCCGGCGAACCACCCCCGCGCGGGGTGGGCGACGCGCTGCGCGTGTGGTGGAACGGCCTGGCTCGGCCGGCACAGTGGGGCTTCGCGGTGCCGGCCATCCTCGTCATCGCGCTGCTGCCAGTGCTCAAGCCGCCGCTGATCACCACCCCCGGCACCGACTTCGGCGGGGTGATGGCCCAGTTCTCTGTCTACGCGCTGCTGGCCATCGGGCTCAACGTGGTGGTCGGCCAGACCGGGTTGCTCGACCTCGGCTACGTCGGGTTCTACGCCATGGGCGCCTACACCGTGGCCATCTTGACCAGCCCCAACTCGCCGTGGAACCAGACCGGTCCGGACGGCTGGCTCAGCGACAAGTGGGCCTGGTTGGCAGTGCTGCCGCTGGCGGTGATCATCACCGCGATGTCGGGGGTCATCCTGGGCACGCCAACCCTGCGGCTGCGCGGTGACTACCTGGCCATCGTCACCCTCGGCTTCGGTGAGATCGTGCGGCTGCTCAGCGACAACCTCAAGGAGATCACCGGCGGCGGGCAGGGCCTGTCCGCGGTGGCCTACCCGCGGGTGGGGGAGACCGAGGCCAACCCCAACGGCATCTTCTCCGCCGGCAACAACAGCGGCGCGGTCAACTCCGGCGTCTGGTGGTTCTGGCTCGGCATCGCGCTGATCATCCTGGTCCTCGTGCTGGTGGGGAACCTGGAGCGCAGCCGGGTGGGCCGGGCCTGGGTGGCGATCCGCGAGGACGAGGACGCCGCGGAGATCATGGGCGTGCCCACCTTCCGCTTCAAGCTGTGGGCCTTCGTGATCGGTGCCGCCATCGGTGGCCTCTCCGGTGCGCTGCTCGCCGGGCAGGTGCAGTTCGTGGTGCCGACCGGGTTCAACGTCATCAACTCCATGCTGTTCCTCTGCGCGGTGGTCCTCGGCGGGCAGGGCAACAAGCTCGGGGTCATCGTCGGGGCGTTCATCGTCGTCTACCTGCCCAACCGGGTGATGTCGATCGACATCGGCGGCCAGTCGCTGGGCGACTACAAGTACCTGTTCTTCGGCGTGGCGCTGATCGTGCTGATGATCTTCCGGCCGCAGGGGCTCTTCCCGGTGCGCCAGAAGCTGCTCGCGATGGGCCGCCAGGTGTTCCTGGCGGTGCACCGACGCCCGACACCGTCCGAGGCACCAGTGGAGGCACGCCCATGAGCGAGGAGACCGTCGACGTCCCGCAGGACAGCGAGCTGGTGGTGGATCCCGCGGCGGTGAACCCGGCGCTGACCGACGACGCCGCGGTGGCCGCTGCGGTGGCCCCGCAGCGGGAGGTGCTCACCGCCGAGGGCGGGGCACTGCTGCAGGCGCGCAACCTGACCATGCGCTTCGGCGGGCTGACCGCCCTGGACGACGTCACCTTCGACATCAAGCGTGGCGAGATCCTGGGCATGATCGGTCCCAACGGCGCGGGCAAGACGACCTGCTTCAACGCGATCACCGGGGTCTACCGGCCCACCTCCGGAGAGGTGCTCTTCGACGGTGCCCCGTTGGGCAAGCTCAAGCGCCACCAGATCACCCAGCGCGGCATCGCCCGAACCTTCCAGAACATCCGCCTGTTCGGGGAGATGACGGCGCTGGAGAACGTGGTGGTGGGCACCGACGCCCGGCACCGGACCTCCGTGCCCGGCGCGCTGTTCCGCAGCCGCCGTCACGCCGCCGAGGAGCGCGACGCGGTGGAGCGCGGGATGGCGCTGCTGGAGTTCGTCGGCATCGCCCCGCGCGCGGTGGAGAAGGCCCGCAACCTCTCCTACGGCGACCAGCGCCGCCTGGAGATCGCCCGGGCGCTGGCCACCGAGCCCAAGCTGCTGTGCCTGGACGAGCCGGCCGCGGGGTTCAACCCCAGCGAGAAGTCGGCGCTGATGGACCTCATCCGCAAGACCCGCGACGACGGGTTCACCGTGCTGCTCATCGAGCACGACATGCGCCTGGTGATGGAGGTGACCGACCGCATCGTGGTGCTGGAGTTCGGTCGCAAGATCGCCGAGGGCCTGCCCAAGGATGTTCGGGAAGACCCGGCCGTCATCGCCGCCTACCTAGGAGTGCCCGACGATGCCCTTGCTTGAGATCTCCGACATGACGGTCAGCTACGGCCGCATCGAGGCGCTGCACGGCATCTCCCTGTCCGTGGAGGAGGGCGAGCTGGTCACCCTGCTGGGGGCCAACGGCGCCGGCAAGTCCACCACCATGCGGGCCATCTCCGGGCTGCTGCCGCTCACCCGCGGCACGGTGGTCTTCGACGGCCAGGACATCACCCGGGTGAAGGCGCACGAGCGGGTGCTGCGCGGCATCGTGCAGGCGCCGGAGGGCCGCGGGGTGTTCCCGGGCATGACGGTGCAGGAGAACCTGGACATGGGCTGCTACGCGCGCAAGTTCGCCACCAAGGCGGAGTACAACCAGCGCCTGGACTGGGTGTTCGAGCTGTTCCCGCGGCTGCTGGAGCGGCGCACCCAGGTGGGCGGCACCATGTCCGGCGGCGAGCAGCAGATGGTGGCCATCGGCCGGGCGCTGATGGCGCGCCCGCGGGTGCTGCTGCTGGACGAGCCGTCGATGGGGCTGGCGCCGATGATCATCCAGCAGATCTTCCGGATCATCAGCGAGATCAACTCCCAGGGCACCACGGTGCTGCTGGTGGAGCAGAACGCCCAGCAGGCGCTGACCCGCTCCGACCGCGCCTACATCCTGGAGACCGGCGAGGTCACCCGCACGGGGCCGGGCCGGGAGCTGCTGGCCGACGACAGCGTCAAGGCCGCCTACCTGGGCGTCGCCTAGCCCTTGGGGCGTCTGCAAGTACCACCAACCAGGCGCCCCAAGGTCAGCAACCGCTACCAAGCCCCGCTCTGCCGCCCCGCCCCCGGCGACGCCCCGGCTGTCGGTGCTGGTCTCTAGACTTCGGCCTCGTGAGCCCCACCGCTGAGAACACCGCGCACACCCCCGCCGTCGAGCCCCCGGCCGCCGACGTTCCGGCCGCCGACGAGCCGGCCGCTGCCGTGCCGCCCGCCGACGCCGGGACCACCCAGCCGACGCTGCTGCTGCTGGACGGGCACTCGCTGGCCTACCGCGCGTTCTTCGCCCTGCCCGCGGAGAACTTCCGCACCACCAGCGGCCAGACCACCAACGCGGTCTACGGCTTCACCTCCATGCTGATCAACCTGCTGCGCGACGAGAAGCCCACCCACGTCGCCGCCGCGTTCGACGTCTCCCGCCAGACCTTCCGCGCCGAGACGTTCCCCGAGTACAAGGCCAACCGCAGCGCCACCCCGGACGAGTTCCGCGGCCAGGTGGACATCACCAAGGACGTGCTGGGCGCCATGGGCATCCCGGTGATGGCGCTGGCCGGCTACGAGGCCGACGACATCATCGCCACCCTCACCACCCAGGCCACGGCGCAGGGCTTCCGGGTGCTCGTCTGCACCGGCGACCGCGACGCGCTGCAGCTGGTGGACGACAACGTCACCGTGCTCTACCCGCGCAAGGGCGTCTCCGAGCTCACCCGCTTCACGCCGGAGGAGGTGCAGACCAAGTACAACCTCAGCCCGGTGCAGTACCCGGACTTCGCCGCCCTGCGCGGCGACCCCTCCGACAACCTGCCCGGCATCCCCGGGGTGGGGGAGAAGACCGCCGCCAAGTGGATCCGCGAGTACGGCTCCCTGGAGGAGCTGGTGCAGCGGGTGGACGAGGTCAAGGGCAAGGTCGGTGCCTCGCTGCGGGAGAACCTGTCCTCGGTGCTGCGCAACCGCCAGCTCACCGAGCTGATCCGCGACGTCAGCCTGCCCTACACCCCCGAGCAGCTGGTGCTGGCGCCGTGGGACCGGGAGAAGATCCACGGCCTGTTCGACGACCTGGAGTTCCGGGTGCTGCGGGACCGGCTGTTCGAGACGCTGGCGTCCTCGGAGCCCGAGGCGGAAGAGGGCTTCGACGCCCGCGGCACCACCCTGGAGCCGGGCACCGTGCGTGAGTGGCTGGACACCCACGCCCGCGACGGCTCCCGGGTCGGGCTGTCGGTCAGCGGCACCGGCACCCCCTTCGGCGGCGACACCCTGGGGGTGGCGCTGGCTGCAGCCGACGGCGAGGGCGCGTTCGTCCGCACCTCCGCCATGGACCCCGACGACGAGGCGGCGCTGGGCCAGTGGCTGGCCGACGCCACCATCCCCAAGGCCGCCCACGAGCTCAAGCGGGCCCTGCACGCGCTGCGCGGCCGCGGCTGGACGCTGGTCGGGTCCACCAGCGACACCGCACTCGCGGCGTACCTGGTGCGCCCGGGCCAGCGCAGCTTCAACCTCGCCGACCTGGCGCTGCGCTACCTGCACCGCGAGCTGCGCGCGGAGACCTCCGACGACGGGCAGCTGTCGCTGCTGGACGCCCCCGACGCCGCGGAGGCCGCCGAGGCCACCGGCGAGATCGTCCGGGCCCGTGCCGTGCTCGACCTGGCCGCGGCGCTGGACCAGGAGCTGGCGGAGATCGAGAGCACCTCGCTGCTCACCGAGATGGAGCTGCCGCTGCTGGAGGTGCTGGCCGAGCTGGAGGCCACCGGCATCGCGGTGGACGCCGACAGCCTCAGCGACCTGCAGTCGTCCTTCGCCGCGCAGGTCAAGGAGGCCGCCGACGCTGCCTACGCGGTGATCGGCAAGGAGATCAACCTGGGCTCGCCCAAGCAGCTGCAGGTGGTGCTCTTCGACGAGCTGGACATGCCCAAGACCAAGCGCACCAAGACCGGCTACACCACCGACGCCGATGCGCTGCAGACGCTGTTCACCAGCACCGGGCACCCGTTCCTGGAGCACCTGCTGGCCCACCGCGACGCCACCCGGCTGAAGGTCACCGTGGACGGGTTGCTCAAGTGCATCGCCGAGGACGGGCGCATCCACACCACGTTCAACCAGACGATCGCCGCCACCGGCCGACTGTCCTCCACCGACCCCAACCTGCAGAACATCCCGGTGCGCAACGACGCCGGCCGCCGCATCCGGCAGACCTTCGTGGTGGGCCGCGACTCCGACGGCACCCCCTTCGAGACGCTGATGACCGCGGACTACAGCCAGATCGAGATGCGGATCATGGCGCACCTGTCCGGCGACGAGGGCCTGCTCGAGGCCTTCCGCACCGGGGAGGACCTGCACACCTTCGTGGGCTCGCGGGCCTTCGGGGTGCCGCTGGAGGAGGTCACCCCGGAGCTGCGCCGCCGGGTGAAGGCAATGTCCTACGGGTTGGCGTACGGCCTCAGCGCGTTCGGGCTGGCCAGCCAGCTGCGGATCTCCACGGAGGAGGCCCGTGAGCAGATGGAGGCCTACTTCCGCCGCTTCGGCGGGGTGCGCGACTACCTGCACGAGGTGGTGGAGCAGGCCCGCAAGGTCGGCTACACCTCCACCATCTTCGGGCGCCGGCGCTACCTGCCCGACCTCACCAGCTCCAACCGCCAGCGCCGCGAGGTGGCCGAGCGCGCCGCGCTCAACGCTCCTATCCAGGGCAGCGCCGCGGACATCATCAAGATGGCCATGCTCGGCGTGCACACCGCGCTGCACGAGCAGGGGCTGCGCTCCCGGATGCTGCTGCAGGTGCACGACGAGCTGGTGCTGGAGGTCGCCCAGGGCGAGCGCGAGCAGGTGGAGCAGCTGGTGCGCACCTACATGGGCAACGCCTACCCGCTGGACGTGCCGCTGGAGGTCTCGGTGGGCACCGGCTCGTCCTGGGACGCCGCCGCCCACTAGCCCACTAGCCCGCCGCGCACTGGCGGACCGGGCAGGACGGGCAGCTAGGCGGGCTTGCGGCAGCAGAAGATGGCGGTGCCCGGGAACAGCTCGCCGCGCAGCGGGCTCCACTGGCCCCACTCGCGGTCCAGCCACTCCGGCCAGTCCGGCTCCACCAGGTCCACCAGCTCCAGCCCGGCCGCGACGATCTCGCGGACCCGGTCGCCGAGGGTGCGGTGGTGCTCGGCGTAGGTGGGCCGGCCGTCGGTGTCCACCTCGACGTACGGGGAGCGGTCGAAGTAGGAGATGGTCGCGGTGAGCCCGCGCGGGCCCGGGTCGTCGGGGAAGACCCAGCGCATCGGGTGGTTGACCGAGAACACCCACCGCCCGCCGGGCCGCAGCACCCGCGCCACCTCGGCCATCACCAGCCCGGAGTCGGCCACGAAGGGCACCGCGCCGAAGGCCGAGCAGGCCAGGTCGAAGCTGGCGTCGGCGAAGGGCAGGGCGTCGGCGCTGGCCTGCACCAGCGGCACCTGCGGCCCACCCTGCGCCATCCGGGCCCGTCCGCGGGCCAGCATCCCCGAGGACAGGTCCAGGCCCACCGGGCGGGCACCCTGGCTGGCGAGCCAGCGGCTGCACGGCGCCGACCCGCACCCCACCTCGAGCACGTCGCGGTCGGCCAGCTCACCCAGCAGGTGCACGTCTCCCTCGTGCAGTCCCTCTGGGCACCAGACGAACTCACCGGTCTCGGAGTCCGACCCCAGGAAGTCGCCGTGGGTGCGGTGGTAGTCCTCGGCGTCGGCGTCCCACCACGCCAGGTTGGCGCGCACGCTGTCCTCGGCGCTGAGCCCCACCCGGCTCGGCCCGACGGTGCCCAGGGCGGCGATAGCCTCGCTGTGTCGGGAGGCATCCGCCCCGCTCACGGGGGTCTCGTGGGATCCGGTGCCTGCCTGGGGCGCTCCGGGCGACTGGTTGCTCACTCGTCCTACCTCACGGGTTTGCTGGGGTACTCGACACCCCGTAGGCTTACGCCCGCACGTGGCATGCGTCTCGACGCTTGCAGCTGACCGTGCGATCTTCCCGCACGACGGCTCACTGCAGAACTGAAGAAGACCAGCACGACCACTGTGCGCTGAACACACACAGTATGGCCGAACACCGTCAACCGACTTCCTATCCCTCCGGAGCACTCCACCCCATGCCGACAACCACCCTCCCCTCGTCACGCAGCCCCCAGGTAGCCATCAACGACATTGGCTCCGCCGAGGACTTCATGGCTGCGATCGACGCCACGATCAAGTACTTCAACGACGGTGATCTCGTTGAGGGCACGATCGTGAAGGTCGACCGCGACGAGGTTCTGCTCGACATCGGTTACAAGACCGAAGGCGTCATCCCCTCCCGCGAGCTCTCCATCAAGCACGACGTGGACCCCAACGAGGTTGTCGCCGTCGGCGACATCGTCGAGGCCCTCGTGCTCACGAAGGAGGACAAGGAAGGTCGGCTGATCCTGTCCAAGAAGCGCGCGCAGTACGAGCGCGCCTGGGGCACGATCGAGGCGCTCAAGGAGGCCGACGAGCCGGTCAGCGGCACGGTCATCGAGGTCGTCAAGGGTGGCCTCATCCTGGACATCGGCCTGCGCGGCTTCCTGCCCGCCTCGCTGGTGGAGATGCGTCGCGTCCGCGACCTCCAGCCCTACGTGGGCAAGGAGATCGAGGCCAAGATCATCGAGCTGGACAAGAACCGCAACAACGTGGTCCTGTCCCGCCGTGCGTGGCTCGAGCAGACCCAGTCCGAGGTCCGCAGCGAGTTCCTCAACCAGCTGCAGAAGGGCCAGGTCCGCAAGGGCGTCGTGTCCTCCATCGTCAACTTCGGTGCCTTCGTGGACCTGGGTGGCGTCGACGGCCTGGTGCACGTCTCCGAGCTGTCCTGGAAGCACATCGACCACCCGAGCGAGGTCGTCGAGGTCGGCACCGAGGTCACCGTCGAGGTGCTCGACGTCGACCTGGACCGCGAGCGCGTCTCCCTGAGCCTCAAGGCCACGCAGGAAGACCCGTGGCGCCAGTTCGCCCGCACCCACGCCATCGGCCAGATCGTGCCCGGCAAGGTCACCAAGCTGGTGCCCTTCGGCGCGTTCGTCCGGGTGGACGAGGGCATCGAGGGCCTGGTGCACATCTCCGAGCTGGCCGAGCGCCACGTGGAGATCCCGGACCAGGTTGTCGGCGTCGGCGACGACGTCATGGTCAAGGTCATCGACATCGACCTGGAGCGTCGTCGCATCTCGCTGAGCCTCAAGCAGGCCAACGAGGACTTCTCCGCGGAGTTCGACCCCTCCAAGTACGGGATGGCCGACCAGTACGACGAGGCCGGCAACTACATCTTCCCGGAGGGCTTCGACGCCGAGACCAACGAGTGGCTCGAGGGCTTCGAGAAGCAGCGTGAGGACTGGGAGCGTCGCTACGCCGAGGCGGAGAAGCGCCACGAGGCTCACAAGGCTCAGATGGAGAAGTCGGCCAAGGACGAGGCTGAGGCCGCGTCGGAGACCAACTACTCCTCCGACTCCGCTGACGACACCGAAGAGGTCGACGCCGGTGAGGGTGCCCCCGCCGCCGCCGGTGGTTCGCTCGCCAGCGACGCCCAGCTTGCCGCCCTGCGCGAGAAGCTGTCCGGCGCCTAGTCAGTAGCCGACGAAGCAGGCCCCGTTCCCGGACATCCGGGGCGGGGCCTGACTCGTTGCTGGGGACGTGCGGGTGGGGGTGCCTCCTCGGGGCGAGGTCGGGCTAGTGCGCCAGCTGCCCGGTGGTGGCCAGGCTCGGAGCCCAGCGCACCTCCGGGGTGGCGGGGGAGCGCCGGCGCAGCCCGGCCAGGCTGTGGCGAGCCGGGGTGAGCAGCACGCTCAACCAGCTGCGGCGACGCGTGCTGAGCACGACGGCCACGGCGGGGTGCTCGGTGCAGTGCACGAGTCCGGGGCGGCCGGCGCGGTGGCGCCCGACGGTGCCCCTGCGGTGAGAGCTCGACATCGGGGCCTCCTGGGAACGAGTGCTACACCTGCGGTCACTAACCGTGAACTCTCAACCTACGCATGAGGGTCTGTCGGGACGCGGAGGCGCGCCGGTGTGCCGCGGCGAGTCTCGCCGTTGTGCCACACTCGATCCATGCTTCGGGTTGGCCTCACGGGCGGTATCGGCGCCGGCAAGTCCACGGTCTCGCGCCGCTGGGCCGAGCGGGGGGCGGTGGTGGTCGACGCCGACCTCATCGCCCGGGAGGTGGTGGCCCCCGGCACTCCGGGCCTGGCCCAGCTGGTGGAGCGCTTCGGGGACGGCATCCTGGACGCCGACGGGGCCCTCGACCGCCCCGCCCTGGCCGCCGTGGCCTTCGCCGACCCCGCCGAGCGGGCGGCGCTGAACGCGGTGCTGCACCCGCTGATCGGCGCCCGCACCGCCGAGCTGGTGGCCGCCGCCCCTGCCGACGCCGTGGTGGTGCAGGACATCCCGCTGCTGGTCGAGGGCAGGATGGCGCCGCTGTTCCACCTGGTGGTGGTGGTGCACACCGACGCCGACGAGCGGGTGCAGCGGCTGGTGGGACAGCGGGGGATGACCGCGGAGGACGCCCGAGCCCGCATCGGCGCGCAGGCCAGCGACGAGCAGCGGCGCGCGGCGGCGGACGTGTGGCTGGACAACGGGGGCGCGCCCGACTCGCTGCTGGCGGAGG is from Rhodococcus sp. X156 and encodes:
- the rpsA gene encoding 30S ribosomal protein S1, giving the protein MPTTTLPSSRSPQVAINDIGSAEDFMAAIDATIKYFNDGDLVEGTIVKVDRDEVLLDIGYKTEGVIPSRELSIKHDVDPNEVVAVGDIVEALVLTKEDKEGRLILSKKRAQYERAWGTIEALKEADEPVSGTVIEVVKGGLILDIGLRGFLPASLVEMRRVRDLQPYVGKEIEAKIIELDKNRNNVVLSRRAWLEQTQSEVRSEFLNQLQKGQVRKGVVSSIVNFGAFVDLGGVDGLVHVSELSWKHIDHPSEVVEVGTEVTVEVLDVDLDRERVSLSLKATQEDPWRQFARTHAIGQIVPGKVTKLVPFGAFVRVDEGIEGLVHISELAERHVEIPDQVVGVGDDVMVKVIDIDLERRRISLSLKQANEDFSAEFDPSKYGMADQYDEAGNYIFPEGFDAETNEWLEGFEKQREDWERRYAEAEKRHEAHKAQMEKSAKDEAEAASETNYSSDSADDTEEVDAGEGAPAAAGGSLASDAQLAALREKLSGA
- a CDS encoding class I SAM-dependent methyltransferase produces the protein MSGADASRHSEAIAALGTVGPSRVGLSAEDSVRANLAWWDADAEDYHRTHGDFLGSDSETGEFVWCPEGLHEGDVHLLGELADRDVLEVGCGSAPCSRWLASQGARPVGLDLSSGMLARGRARMAQGGPQVPLVQASADALPFADASFDLACSAFGAVPFVADSGLVMAEVARVLRPGGRWVFSVNHPMRWVFPDDPGPRGLTATISYFDRSPYVEVDTDGRPTYAEHHRTLGDRVREIVAAGLELVDLVEPDWPEWLDREWGQWSPLRGELFPGTAIFCCRKPA
- the polA gene encoding DNA polymerase I; the encoded protein is MPPADAGTTQPTLLLLDGHSLAYRAFFALPAENFRTTSGQTTNAVYGFTSMLINLLRDEKPTHVAAAFDVSRQTFRAETFPEYKANRSATPDEFRGQVDITKDVLGAMGIPVMALAGYEADDIIATLTTQATAQGFRVLVCTGDRDALQLVDDNVTVLYPRKGVSELTRFTPEEVQTKYNLSPVQYPDFAALRGDPSDNLPGIPGVGEKTAAKWIREYGSLEELVQRVDEVKGKVGASLRENLSSVLRNRQLTELIRDVSLPYTPEQLVLAPWDREKIHGLFDDLEFRVLRDRLFETLASSEPEAEEGFDARGTTLEPGTVREWLDTHARDGSRVGLSVSGTGTPFGGDTLGVALAAADGEGAFVRTSAMDPDDEAALGQWLADATIPKAAHELKRALHALRGRGWTLVGSTSDTALAAYLVRPGQRSFNLADLALRYLHRELRAETSDDGQLSLLDAPDAAEAAEATGEIVRARAVLDLAAALDQELAEIESTSLLTEMELPLLEVLAELEATGIAVDADSLSDLQSSFAAQVKEAADAAYAVIGKEINLGSPKQLQVVLFDELDMPKTKRTKTGYTTDADALQTLFTSTGHPFLEHLLAHRDATRLKVTVDGLLKCIAEDGRIHTTFNQTIAATGRLSSTDPNLQNIPVRNDAGRRIRQTFVVGRDSDGTPFETLMTADYSQIEMRIMAHLSGDEGLLEAFRTGEDLHTFVGSRAFGVPLEEVTPELRRRVKAMSYGLAYGLSAFGLASQLRISTEEAREQMEAYFRRFGGVRDYLHEVVEQARKVGYTSTIFGRRRYLPDLTSSNRQRREVAERAALNAPIQGSAADIIKMAMLGVHTALHEQGLRSRMLLQVHDELVLEVAQGEREQVEQLVRTYMGNAYPLDVPLEVSVGTGSSWDAAAH
- a CDS encoding ABC transporter ATP-binding protein; its protein translation is MPLLEISDMTVSYGRIEALHGISLSVEEGELVTLLGANGAGKSTTMRAISGLLPLTRGTVVFDGQDITRVKAHERVLRGIVQAPEGRGVFPGMTVQENLDMGCYARKFATKAEYNQRLDWVFELFPRLLERRTQVGGTMSGGEQQMVAIGRALMARPRVLLLDEPSMGLAPMIIQQIFRIISEINSQGTTVLLVEQNAQQALTRSDRAYILETGEVTRTGPGRELLADDSVKAAYLGVA